In a single window of the Streptomyces sp. HUAS ZL42 genome:
- a CDS encoding SPFH domain-containing protein — protein sequence MADITRRLGWRHLRGAPTAHVRHHRSGRLVHDGPGLSFWFRALSAALSEVPVDDRELAMTFHARTADFQDVAVQATVTYRISDPGVAAARLDFSIDPDTGVWRGAPLEQLGTLLTETAQQHALDVLARTPLSAALVDGVTAVRERVAAGLAAEPRLPATGIEIVAVRVVALRPEPEVERALRTPAREQIQQEADRATYERRAVAVERERTIAENELASQIELARREEQLVEQRGTNARREAEEHAAADKVRAEAEAARTVRLSQAEAARQVELADAEAQRTERLAGAEAARTVKLAEAEAARSVRVARAEAEAAREVGEARAQAQAAWLRVHADVDVATLHALTGTRLAENLPNIDSVTISPDVLTGLLARLGNGERA from the coding sequence ATGGCCGACATCACCCGGCGCCTGGGCTGGCGCCATCTGCGCGGCGCGCCGACGGCGCACGTCCGGCACCACCGCTCGGGCCGGCTGGTGCACGACGGGCCGGGGCTCAGCTTCTGGTTCCGCGCGCTGTCCGCCGCGCTGTCCGAGGTACCGGTCGACGACCGCGAACTGGCGATGACCTTCCATGCCCGTACGGCCGACTTCCAGGACGTGGCGGTGCAGGCGACGGTCACCTACCGGATCAGCGACCCGGGCGTGGCGGCCGCACGCCTCGATTTCTCCATCGACCCGGACACGGGCGTCTGGCGGGGCGCGCCCCTCGAACAGCTCGGCACCCTGCTGACGGAGACGGCACAGCAGCACGCGCTGGACGTGCTCGCCCGTACGCCGCTGTCGGCGGCGCTGGTCGACGGCGTGACGGCGGTGCGCGAACGCGTCGCGGCGGGCCTGGCCGCCGAGCCCCGCCTCCCCGCCACCGGCATCGAGATCGTGGCCGTCCGTGTGGTGGCGCTGCGCCCGGAGCCGGAGGTGGAGCGGGCCCTGCGCACACCGGCGCGCGAACAGATTCAGCAGGAGGCCGACCGGGCGACGTACGAGCGCCGGGCCGTGGCCGTCGAGCGGGAACGCACGATCGCCGAGAACGAGCTGGCCAGCCAGATCGAACTGGCCCGCCGTGAGGAACAGTTGGTCGAACAGCGGGGCACGAACGCCCGCCGCGAGGCGGAGGAGCACGCGGCCGCGGACAAGGTGCGGGCGGAGGCGGAGGCGGCGCGGACGGTACGGCTGTCCCAGGCCGAGGCCGCCCGCCAGGTCGAGCTCGCCGACGCCGAGGCACAGCGCACCGAGCGGCTCGCCGGGGCGGAGGCCGCGCGCACGGTGAAGCTGGCGGAGGCCGAGGCGGCCCGGTCCGTACGCGTCGCCCGCGCGGAGGCCGAAGCCGCGCGCGAGGTGGGTGAGGCGCGGGCGCAGGCCCAGGCGGCCTGGCTGCGGGTGCACGCGGACGTCGACGTCGCCACGCTGCACGCCCTCACCGGCACGCGGCTCGCGGAGAACCTGCCGAACATCGACAGCGTGACCATCTCGCCGGACGTACTCACGGGACTGCTCGCCCGGCTCGGCAACGGAGAGCGGGCGTGA